In one Rhopalosiphum padi isolate XX-2018 chromosome 3, ASM2088224v1, whole genome shotgun sequence genomic region, the following are encoded:
- the LOC132926081 gene encoding zinc finger MYM-type protein 1-like produces MNSLCPSCDKKRGSMNNTNWIRHKESCHKKTKTLKKTASSIISKYFNKIEVIEQPLLDNAFSDTEKLCEPVDQNCRNSYVEVVQNNDEHIVDSNLHDINDEVDKTISISNLKNIDLQNCLFPNDPLVLDNVFNDTEKLCEPVDQDCSNSYVEVVQNNDEHIVDSNLHDINDEVDKTISISNLKNIDLQNCLFPNDPIRIPSKLSHVLLNYFFEHGACQPSPFDLPNKMFPKTKDSTGKLRSFHECYYFTNIPTKPTPIKRQWLSYSPTVDQIFCITCKLFSLKKGKNRNLVDHGSNNWKHLKRTIENHESSTEHLQAEISCGIYTKNQRLDLTLLHSANQQIASNRELLRVIIDALLYTARQNIALRGHNEKKTSLNRGNFLELLSVLSNNHAGLKNHLDLINMSNTRQRVSFISNRSQNKLLNIMSESIRSQILKNVNDAGIFAVIIDTTTDIANYEQLTFVLRYVNNSGSIEERLVALETAADGTGQGLFKKFCSITEKYNLNWRQNLCAQSYDGAASMQDIYSGLRTLIQKENPNAIYVWCFAHLLNLVVVDTCDCCEVTKHFFGEVQALVSFFRARKRTATFIECQQQLYPGDRTRRLKCFSDTRWTSHGRVITVLFERFGAILETLKRLVNDNDRVTSSGAKSLLTVITFEFILTMILNKNIFAITTPLSNYLQSKSIDFIQALNLVDASKEKLTSMRCDEEFELTVNEAKRFAENTQHVRVKFSGAREILKDLSLLSPERLMNMKKDNKSIPEDSFHNISNWLKDINGNDLKREYIMFSHSLSDLVSGLETPLLLHKPGGPDDTYDTDSSDNTNTDDENNTGLANPETKITINTILHVLSNYNLMSAFPNLYLAYKALGTIPATSASAERTFSKVKLIKTRLRSTIDQNRLESLMLISCEKDIQINYNEVIDTFGLSSQVLKDALMFK; encoded by the exons atgaattcacTGTGTCCCAGTTGTGACAAAAAACGGGGTTCTATGAACAACACAAACTGGATTCGGCATAAGGAATCTTGTCATAAAAAGACTAAGACTCTTAAAAAAACTGCTTCcagtataatttcaaaatattttaataaaattgaagtaattgAACAACCAC ttttggaTAATGCGTTTAGTGATACTGAGAAACTATGCGAGCCTGTTGATCAAAATTGTAGAAATTCTTATGTAGAAGTAGTTcagaataatg ATGAACATATTGTTGATAGTAACTTGCATGATATAAATGATGAAGTGGACAAAACAATATCAATttctaatttgaaaaatattgacttACAAAACTGTTTGTTTCCAAATGATCCTTTAGTCCTGGATAATGTGTTTAATGATACTGAGAAACTATGTGAGCCTGTTGATCAAGATTGTAGTAATTCTTATGTAGAAGTAGTTCAGAATAATG ATGAACATATTGTTGATAGTAACTTGCATGATATAAATGATGAAGTGGACAAAACAATATCAATttctaatttgaaaaatattgacttACAAAATTGTTTGTTTCCAAATGATCCTATTAGAATTCCATCTAAGCTCTCACATGTtttgcttaattatttttttgaacatgGAGCGTGCCAACCCAGTCCTTTTGATTTACCTAATAAAATGTTTCCAAAAACAAAAGACTCAACAGGAAAGTTACGTTCATTTCATGAATGTtactattttacaaatattcccACTAAACCAACTCCAATTAAACGTCAATGGCTGTCATATTCACCAACAGTGGaccaaatattttgtataacttgCAAGCTATTCAGTTTAAAAAAGGGTAAAAATCGGAATTTAGTGGACCATGGATCTAACAATTGGAAACATTTAAAAAGAACTATTGAAAACCATGAATCCTCAACGGAACATTTACAAGCAGAAATAAGTTGTggcatttatactaaaaatcaaCGTTTAGATTTAACACTTTTACATTCTGCTAATCAACAAATTGCTTCAAATAGGGAATTATTGCGAGTGATCATAGATGCACTTTTATATACTGCTCGCCAAAACATAGCTCTTCGTGgacataatgaaaaaaaaacttcccTTAACAGAGGGAATTTTTTAGAGCTTTTAAGTGTATTGAGTAATAACCACGCTggtttaaaaaatcatttagatCTAATAAATATGTCTAATACACGCCAAAGAGTATCATTTATATCTAACAGaagccaaaataaattattgaacattatgTCTGAATCAATTCgttcacaaatattaaaaaatgttaatgatgCAGGAATATTTGCAGTAATCATTGATACTACCACTGATATAGCTAATTATGAACAGTTAACATTTGTTTTGAGATATGTGAACAATAGTGGTAGTATTGAAGAACGTTTGGTAGCTTTGGAAACCGCAGCTGATGGAACCGGACAagggttatttaaaaaattttgcaGTATAActgaaaagtataatttaaattggcGTCAAAATCTATGTGCGCAGTCCTATGATGGTGCTGCATCTATGCAAGACATATATTCTGGCCTTCGGACATTAATTCAAAAAGAAAATCCCAACGCTATATATGTATGGTGCTTCGCACATCTACTGAATTTGGTTGTTGTAGATACTTGTGATTGTTGTGAAGTAACGAAACATTTTTTTGGTGAAGTTCAAGCATTAGTTTCATTTTTTCGGGCAAGAAAAAGAACTGCCACTTTCATCGAATGTCAACAGCAGTTATATCCAGGTGATAGAACACGCCGGCTTAAATGCTTTTCCGACACTAGGTGGACTTCACATGGAAGGGTTATAACTGTTCTATTTGAAAGATTTGGAGCAATATTAGAAACATTAAAAAGGTTAGTAAATGACAATGATAGAGTAACTTCATCGGGTGCTAAAAGTCTTTTAACAGTAATCACATTTGAATTTATACTTACAAtgatcttaaataaaaatatatttgcaataACCACACCTTTATCCAATTACTTACAAAGTAAATCCATAGATTTTATTCAGGCATTAAATTTGGTTGATGcatctaaagaaaaattaacttCTATGCGCTGTGATGAAGAATTTGAACTAACAGTAAATGAAGCAAAACGTTTTGCTGAAAACACACAACATGTCAGAGTTAA ATTTAGTGGTGCCAGAGAAATACTTAAAGATTTATCTCTTTTGTCTCCTGAACGACTGATGAATATGAAAAAAGACAATAAATCTATTCCAGAAGATAGTTtccataatatatcaaattggTTAAAAGATATTAACGGAAATGATTTGAAACGTGAATACATTATGTTTAGTCATAGTTTAAGTGATCTCGTTTCAGGATTAGAAACACCATTATTGTTACACAAGCCAGGTGGCCCAGATGATACATATGATACGGATTCAAGTGACAATACTAACACTGATGATGAGAACAACACAGGTCTAGCAAATCCGGAAACCAAAATTACAATCAATACAATTTTGCATGTactatctaattataatttgatgtcAGCTTTCCCAAACTTATACTTGGCATATAAAGCGCTTGGGACTATACCTGCTACTTCGGCGTCAGCAGAACGTACCTTTTCTAAG gtgAAGTTAATCAAAACCAGATTAAGATCCACTATTGATCAAAATAGACTGGAAAGTTTGATGTTAATCAGTTGTGAGAAAGACATACAAATTAACTATAATGAAGTTATTGACACATTTGGATTATCATCACAGGTTTTAAAGGATGCATTgatgttcaaataa
- the LOC132926080 gene encoding uncharacterized protein LOC132926080 yields the protein MEHAECSMKLSITDQAKDQAISSELNELVQTLFDRFMKDSKKKITLHFGGLWESAVKSTKHHLSRILKDGSLTLEEFNTLLCQIEACVNSRPMTPLGSDPSEPGALTPAHFLIGGSLLLAPEPSLADESIEHLRRWKYVQALMQGFGMRWYKEYLPQLQVRGKWTSSKPPVNIDDIVIIKDEYTPPAKWRLGRVMQVHPGKQWRADPFFHVGQS from the exons atGGAACATGCTGAGTGTTCGATGAAACTTTCAATAACCGATCAGGCAAAGGACCAAGCGATATCGAGTGAGCTAAACGAATTGGTTCAAACACTTTTCGACCGCTTTATGAAagattcaaagaaaaaaattacac TTCACTTTGGTGGGTTGTGGGAGAGCGCAGTGAAATCTACAAAGCATCACCTATCACGGATTTTAAAGGATGGCAGTCTGACTCTAGAGGAGTTCAACACGTTACTTTGCCAAATAGAAGCTTGTGTTAATTCAAGGCCTATGACTCCATTAGGCAGTGACCCCTCAGAACCGGGTGCTCTTACTCCGGCCCACTTCTTAATTGGTGGTTCATTATTATTAGCTCCTGAACCCAGCTTGGCAGACGAGTCAATAGAACATCTGCGTCGATGGAAGTACGTGCAAGCATTAATGCAAGGGTTCGGGATGAGATGGTATAAGGAATACCTGCCACAGCTCCAAGTGCGAGGCAAATGGACCAGCAGTAAGCCTCCAGTGAACATTGACGATATAGTCATCATCAAGGACGAATATACACCACCAGCTAAATGGCGATTAGGAAGAGTAATGCAAGTGCACCCTGGGAAGCAGTGGCGTGCAGATCCCTTTTTTCATGTGGggcaaagttaa
- the LOC132926079 gene encoding LOW QUALITY PROTEIN: uncharacterized protein LOC132926079 (The sequence of the model RefSeq protein was modified relative to this genomic sequence to represent the inferred CDS: inserted 1 base in 1 codon) produces the protein MFNKILTEESEFIAKGSGWSLVSIDGLQLRINLVNPLKGSSYIDLPIFIKKKKAIINVRNKDEYCFKYSILSKYDRSSNKSRFNQTYFNILEKKSGLNFKCIDFPIPIKQIKKFERLNNVSVNIYSLTNKSNIFPLCISKIERKNHFDLFLYNNDKTLHYCYIKDFSRFIXKSIICKRCFTTFGNKPCKSKLWGEEGLIKHKQMSDKNELGRPIMFEEGKDDEFIYFKSYKKTNRIPFVIYADFECILNPKQTIELNKSSKKSKVSKTHITHLHEIMSYAFYVKVDYDSITEKLLHKFKIPTKIIMYRGKDAAKKFMENMIDIGKKINDVYEINIPMTTLTEKEEKQFQRAEVCEKCLLSFKKNNLLKVRDHCHFTGKYRQCLCLKCNFVITNPSFVPIFFHNLSYDSHFIIRELGCDNNDIHVIPNSSEKYISFSKEIAPRFSIKFVDTFRFMASSLSELAENLSEDKSRFRETLKIFSNKKLDLVTRKGVFPYEYIDSWSKLNETRLPPKSVFYNSLKDEEINDDEYSHAKKIWRVFDLKTLDPAHYMTAPGFAFDCMLKYTKVKLERLKDFNMLLYFENSIRGGITQSTKRYAKANIPNIKGLNYNPNKPITWLTYLDCVNLYGKSMLTELPFKDFELVDDLDIDVTKIPNDSNVDSMVYAIRTHNFFNDIRYDLSPFFDTSNYPIDHYCFSEIYKNQPGYFKDEMGGKILKEFVSLRPKLYAYRTVDDIETL, from the exons atgtttaataaaatattaactgagGAATCAGAATTTATTGCAAAAGGTTCAGGTTGGTCACTTGTATCAATAGATGGGTTAcaattaagaattaatttagtaaaccCTTTGAAAGGAAGTTCATATAttgatttacctatatttataaaaaaaaaaaaagccattataaatgttagaaataaagatgaatattgttttaaatattctatacttaGTAAATATGATAGAAGTTCGAATAAATCACGATTTAACCAAACGTATTTCaatattctagaaaaaaaaagtggattaaattttaaatgtattgattttccgataccaataaaacaaataaaaaaatttgaacgtCTAAACAATGtttcagttaatatttatagtttaactaataaaagtaatatttttcctttatgtataagtaaaatagaaagaaaaaatcattttgatctatttttatacaataacgataaaacattacattattgttatattaaagatTTCTCAAGATTTA AGAAGTCAATTATTTGTAAGAGATGTTTTACAACTTTCGGGAATAAACCGTGTAAAAGTAAACTTTGGGGTGAAGAAGGATTGATTAAACATAAGCAAATGTCTGATAAGAATGAATTAGGAAGACCAATAATGTTTGAAGAAGGAAAAGATGatgaattcatatattttaaaagttataaaaaaaccaatagaaTACCGTTTGTTATTTATGCTGActttgaatgtattttaaacccTAAACAGACTATAGAGTTgaataaaagtagtaaaaaatCTAAGGTTTCTAAAACCCATATTACTCATTTACATGAAATTATGAGTTATGCGTTTTATGTAAAAGTTGACTATGACAGTATAACAGAAAAGCTAttgcataaatttaaaattccaacaaagataataatgtatagaggTAAAGATGCAGCAAAAAAGTTTATGGAAAATATGATCGATATTGGAAAAAAGATAAATgatgtatatgaaattaatataccaATGACTACATTGACTGAAAAGgaagaaaaacaatttcagAGAGCGGAGGtttgtgaaaaatgtttattatcttttaaaaaaaataatttattaaaggttAGAGATCACTGTCATTTTACTGGTAAATATAGACAATGCCTTTgtcttaaatgtaattttgtaataactaatcCATCAtttgttccaattttttttcataacttatcCTACGATAGTCACTTTATAATTCGAGAACTTGGttgtgataataatgatatccatGTTATTCCGAATTcatcagaaaaatatatatccttTAGCAAAGAAATTGCTCCTAGATTTAGTATAAAGTTTGTTGACACATTCCGTTTTATGGCCTCCTCATTAAGCGAACTTGCAGAAAATTTGTCTGAAGATAAATCAAGGTTTAGAGaaactctaaaaatattttctaataaaaaattagatttagtcaCACGAAAAGGGGTTTTTccttatgaatatattgatagttggagtaaattaaatgaaactcGTTTGCCTCCGAAATCTGTATTTTATAACTCTTTAAAAGATGAAGAAATTAATGATGATGAATATTCTCatgctaaaaaaatatggagagtatttgatttaaaaactttGG ATCCTGCTCATTATATGACTGCTCCAGGATTTGCTTTTGATTGTATGCTTAAATATACTAAGGTTAAATTAGAAAGATTAAAAGACTTTAACATGCTTTTGTATTTCGAAAATTCGATCCGAGGTGGAATAACTCAATCAACTAAAAGATATGCTAAAGCAAACATACCAAACATTAAAGGTTTGAACTATAATCCGAATAAACCAATTACATGGTTAACGTATCTCGATTGCGTGAATTTATATGGAAAGTCGATGTTAACTGAACTACCTTTTAAAGATTTTGAATTGGTTGATGACTTGGATATAGATGTTACAAAAATTCCAAACGATTCAAATGTTG ATTCTATGGTATATGCTATTCgaacacacaatttttttaatgatataagatATGATTTATCACCGTTTTTTGATACATCAAATTATCCTATcgatcattattgttttagtgaaatttataaaaatcagccTGGTTATTTCAAAGATGAAATGggtggaaaaattttaaaagaatttgttTCATTAAGACCGAAATTATACGCTTACAGAACTGTGGACGACATTGAG acattataa